The following are from one region of the Hyalangium gracile genome:
- a CDS encoding DUF2914 domain-containing protein — MATATPPVPGEPTGTPEPTPAAAPSNSLSNTLTAESALTPAAPALEARPADPDDAVPTAKTGTLMERVQEWRKKNELLEMAAFFFIGFIYDVVTLSRIDDTLTMVQQFVYLGVLATLLVLEQRHPEGTEPPKALAKVWKWREDAIHFFFGSLLSSYTLFFFKSASGLTAFLFLVLMFGLMVANELPHFRQIGPVVRVALFSLCVSMYFSYVLPVVIGKANFWVFLLAQVLAGGAIFGVMKLLRRWNVLDQLQAIRQIALPGFGVLVALLLFFVVRVLPPVPLAVTFSGIYHAVEKKGGAYHLSHQPKWWKFWHKGDQDFAARPGDKAYYFFSIFAPKGFDSYSVNVRWYHDHPSKGWTNVSTVPLKILNKGIERGYRTFAYTSNPKPGDWRVVVETEDGHEISRLSFSVEEDTSAEPRQFEVFVHDPDKKPEPVAQKK; from the coding sequence GTGGCTACTGCGACACCTCCCGTACCTGGTGAGCCGACCGGAACTCCTGAGCCGACGCCGGCCGCCGCTCCTTCGAACAGTCTCTCCAACACGCTGACCGCCGAGTCCGCGCTGACGCCCGCCGCGCCCGCGCTCGAGGCGAGGCCGGCGGACCCGGACGACGCCGTCCCCACGGCGAAGACGGGCACGCTGATGGAGCGCGTGCAGGAGTGGCGCAAGAAGAACGAGCTGCTGGAGATGGCGGCGTTCTTCTTCATCGGCTTCATCTACGACGTCGTCACGCTCAGCCGCATCGACGACACGCTCACCATGGTGCAGCAGTTCGTGTACCTGGGGGTGCTGGCCACGCTGCTGGTGCTGGAGCAGCGCCACCCGGAGGGCACGGAGCCGCCCAAGGCGCTGGCGAAGGTGTGGAAGTGGCGCGAGGACGCCATCCACTTCTTCTTCGGAAGCCTGCTCAGCTCCTACACGCTGTTCTTCTTCAAGAGCGCCTCCGGCCTGACGGCGTTCCTCTTCCTGGTGCTCATGTTCGGGCTGATGGTGGCCAACGAGCTGCCGCACTTCCGGCAGATCGGGCCCGTGGTGCGCGTGGCGCTCTTCAGCCTGTGCGTCAGCATGTACTTCTCGTACGTGCTGCCCGTCGTCATCGGCAAGGCGAACTTCTGGGTGTTCCTGCTGGCGCAGGTGCTCGCGGGCGGGGCCATCTTCGGAGTGATGAAGCTGCTGCGGCGGTGGAACGTGCTGGATCAGCTCCAGGCGATCCGCCAGATCGCCCTGCCGGGCTTCGGCGTGCTGGTGGCGCTGCTGCTCTTCTTCGTGGTGCGCGTGCTGCCGCCGGTGCCGCTGGCCGTGACGTTCAGCGGCATCTACCACGCGGTGGAGAAGAAGGGCGGGGCGTACCACCTCTCCCATCAGCCGAAGTGGTGGAAGTTCTGGCACAAGGGTGACCAGGACTTCGCCGCGCGCCCGGGAGACAAGGCGTACTACTTCTTCAGCATCTTCGCGCCCAAGGGCTTCGACTCGTACAGCGTCAACGTGCGCTGGTACCACGATCATCCCAGCAAGGGGTGGACGAACGTCAGCACCGTGCCGCTGAAGATCCTGAACAAGGGGATCGAGCGCGGCTACCGCACCTTCGCCTATACCTCCAACCCCAAGCCGGGTGACTGGCGCGTGGTGGTGGAGACGGAGGATGGCCACGAGATCAGCCGCCTGAGCTTCTCCGTCGAGGAGGACACGAGCGCCGAGCCCCGCCAGTTCGAGGTGTTCGTCCACGATCCGGACAAGAAGCCGGAGCCCGTGGCGCAGAAGAAGTAG
- a CDS encoding patatin-like phospholipase family protein translates to MKTGLVLAGGAARGAYEAGVLSYLREEFEPQFGKELKLDILAGTSVGAIHACYLAATSHDRLLQARGLVAHWHAMKVEEVLRCSFGDVFRIIREALSKPSPHDRDIQYGGLVDPRGLRALVGRGIPWLQIGRNLRKGHMEALAVSATHVGTGNATVFVQRGDGTIPQWSDDPEYRAVATRIGPNHALASAAIPVVFPAVRVRGQLHVDGGLRLNVPISPALRLGAQRVIVVSMRPSPRAKAGPAATGATVKAREEAVASAPFLVGKMLNMLMTDRTDQDLGRLRRLNAILEAGTAAYGPGFAEVLSSAVHPHRSQPVRYVRELLVRPSRDLGELAAEYVRTAEFRRSSSGLAHRAILRLVEREASREADMASYLLFDGGFADILIEQGRQDARALRPQWERFWSDEPQSVSEEALMKKPATAATAA, encoded by the coding sequence ATGAAGACAGGACTGGTGCTTGCGGGCGGGGCGGCGCGAGGCGCCTATGAGGCGGGAGTGCTCTCCTACCTCCGAGAGGAGTTCGAGCCTCAGTTCGGCAAGGAGCTGAAGCTGGACATCCTCGCGGGCACCTCCGTGGGAGCCATCCACGCGTGCTACCTGGCGGCGACGAGCCACGATCGCCTCCTCCAGGCCCGAGGCCTCGTCGCGCACTGGCATGCGATGAAGGTGGAGGAGGTGCTCCGCTGCAGCTTCGGAGACGTCTTCCGGATCATCCGCGAGGCCCTCAGCAAGCCCTCGCCCCACGACCGGGACATCCAGTACGGCGGGCTGGTGGATCCGCGCGGGCTGCGCGCCCTGGTGGGCCGAGGCATCCCCTGGCTGCAGATCGGCCGCAACCTGCGCAAGGGCCACATGGAGGCCCTGGCCGTCAGCGCCACGCACGTGGGCACGGGCAACGCCACCGTCTTCGTCCAGCGCGGGGACGGCACCATCCCCCAGTGGAGCGATGATCCCGAGTACCGCGCGGTGGCCACGCGCATCGGCCCCAACCACGCGCTGGCCTCGGCGGCCATCCCCGTGGTCTTCCCGGCGGTCCGCGTCCGCGGGCAGCTGCACGTGGACGGAGGCCTGCGGCTCAACGTCCCCATCAGCCCGGCGCTGCGGCTGGGCGCCCAGCGCGTCATCGTCGTCTCCATGCGGCCCAGCCCGCGGGCCAAGGCGGGCCCCGCCGCCACGGGCGCCACCGTGAAGGCGCGCGAGGAGGCCGTCGCCAGCGCGCCCTTCCTCGTGGGCAAGATGCTCAACATGCTGATGACGGACCGCACCGACCAGGACCTGGGCCGGCTGCGGCGGCTCAACGCCATCCTCGAGGCGGGCACGGCGGCGTACGGGCCGGGCTTCGCGGAGGTGCTCAGCTCGGCGGTGCACCCGCACCGCAGCCAGCCGGTGCGCTACGTGCGGGAATTGCTGGTGCGGCCCTCGAGGGATCTGGGCGAGCTGGCCGCCGAGTACGTCCGGACGGCCGAGTTCCGTCGCAGCAGCAGCGGGCTGGCCCACCGCGCCATCCTGCGGCTGGTGGAGCGCGAGGCCTCGCGCGAGGCGGACATGGCCTCCTACCTGCTCTTCGACGGAGGCTTCGCGGACATCCTCATCGAGCAGGGGCGGCAGGATGCGCGGGCGCTGCGCCCCCAGTGGGAGCGCTTCTGGTCCGACGAGCCCCAGAGCGTCTCCGAGGAGGCGCTGATGAAGAAGCCCGCCACCGCCGCCACCGCCGCCTGA